A single window of Flavobacterium aestivum DNA harbors:
- a CDS encoding carbamoyltransferase family protein, translating to MNRNIIGISAFYHDSACCIIQNGKLVAAVQEERFSRKKNDPDLPVNAFMYCLDQAGISIADIDCIAYYEDPFKKSERQLWSGSNQISADSIYEIDPNHVIQQIRKELGYDGPIKIYEHHQSHAASAFYFSGFDSAAILTVDGVGEWATTTYGVGKNNKVEIFEEVTFPDSLGLLYSTITSYLGFEVNGGEYKVMGLAPYGEDKYLAQMHELLNMEEDGKYSLNLKYFDFLRGERMYSDELPKLFGIPVREKNTKMLQHHMDIAKSLQCFLEETLIKMANYLYEKTGEENLCMAGGVALNCVANGKVLKNSPFKKLYVQPAANDSGCALGAAALAYTELYPEEKIESLKNVYLGPSYSGKEIENLLGATSLLYEDCRAEGDTLVKAAQKLAEGKVIGWFNGRMEFGPRSLGARSILGDPRVPDMRDRINAMVKKREGFRPFAPAVLEEKMYDHFDIDHPSPFMLETCQVKSTIDMPAITHVDNSARIQSVNDFDNPRFAQLIREFDKITGCPILLNTSFNIKDEPIVCTPEDALVCFITTDIDCLVLGDFIISKEGNEITMLEMINNNFTERGRFELNPNVYTFI from the coding sequence ATGAATAGAAATATTATTGGTATATCAGCTTTTTACCATGATTCAGCATGTTGCATAATTCAAAACGGAAAGCTAGTAGCTGCGGTACAGGAAGAACGATTTTCAAGAAAAAAAAATGATCCGGATTTACCGGTAAACGCTTTCATGTATTGCTTAGATCAAGCAGGGATAAGTATTGCGGATATTGATTGTATCGCTTATTATGAAGATCCGTTTAAAAAATCGGAGCGACAATTGTGGAGTGGAAGTAATCAAATTTCTGCAGATTCAATTTATGAAATAGATCCAAACCACGTCATCCAACAAATTCGCAAAGAATTAGGGTATGATGGACCAATCAAAATTTACGAGCATCACCAATCACATGCCGCAAGTGCTTTTTATTTCTCTGGGTTTGACTCGGCAGCTATCTTAACAGTAGATGGAGTAGGAGAATGGGCTACTACAACTTATGGAGTAGGAAAAAATAACAAAGTTGAGATATTCGAAGAAGTAACATTCCCAGATTCACTAGGACTGCTTTACAGTACTATAACTAGTTATTTAGGATTCGAAGTAAATGGCGGAGAGTATAAAGTTATGGGATTGGCGCCTTATGGGGAAGACAAGTATTTAGCGCAAATGCACGAGCTTCTGAATATGGAAGAAGATGGTAAGTATAGTTTAAACTTAAAATATTTTGACTTTTTACGCGGAGAACGCATGTATTCTGATGAATTGCCAAAACTATTTGGAATACCCGTAAGAGAGAAAAACACAAAAATGTTGCAACACCATATGGATATTGCAAAAAGTTTGCAGTGTTTCTTAGAAGAAACGCTTATCAAAATGGCAAACTATCTGTATGAAAAAACGGGAGAAGAAAATTTATGTATGGCTGGCGGAGTTGCTCTGAACTGTGTAGCAAATGGTAAAGTTTTAAAAAATTCTCCTTTCAAAAAACTATATGTACAACCAGCAGCAAATGATTCGGGTTGTGCATTAGGGGCAGCAGCATTAGCATACACAGAACTATATCCTGAAGAAAAAATTGAATCGCTAAAAAATGTGTATTTAGGGCCATCCTATTCAGGAAAAGAAATAGAAAACCTTTTAGGCGCAACATCTTTATTATATGAAGATTGCAGAGCAGAAGGAGATACACTTGTAAAAGCAGCTCAAAAATTAGCCGAAGGAAAAGTAATTGGCTGGTTCAACGGAAGAATGGAATTTGGACCAAGATCATTAGGAGCGCGCTCTATCTTAGGAGATCCACGCGTGCCAGACATGAGAGATCGCATCAACGCAATGGTAAAAAAGAGAGAAGGTTTCAGACCTTTTGCACCAGCAGTTTTAGAAGAAAAAATGTATGACCACTTTGATATAGATCATCCATCTCCTTTTATGCTAGAAACATGTCAGGTAAAATCAACAATAGATATGCCGGCAATTACACACGTAGACAATTCTGCCAGAATTCAATCTGTAAATGATTTTGATAATCCAAGGTTTGCACAATTAATTCGTGAATTTGATAAAATTACAGGTTGTCCAATTTTGCTAAACACATCTTTTAATATAAAAGATGAACCAATAGTTTGTACGCCGGAAGACGCTTTGGTGTGTTTTATTACTACAGATATCGATTGTTTAGTGCTGGGAGATTTCATTATAAGTAAAGAAGGAAATGAAATTACAATGCTTGAAATGATTAATAATAACTTCACTGAAAGAGGACGTTTCGAGTTAAATCCCAACGTTTACACATTCATTTAA
- a CDS encoding SGNH/GDSL hydrolase family protein, whose protein sequence is MSRPSELHKAIASDLAALLPITDENQQKAFDLMEKLGYTNPGKSKEETIAEDLSSSHVGIYKLEIKDGKKYYQRDILLKDRWSYFADVQTILPKSDKKRIVLLGESVTRGFLLDPEYTPAIVLDQLLNSNKEQFGYEIIDLAETNLGMEGIKERYTECMALEPDMVVFLAGNNWREDLLVSIGNSQEKQTALQELTQTGDGIAIAKPLIEDYFANIVDDFLAYVGSVANKNKVPVLFAIPEFNLLDCRSTPGERVVSELPYEKLKNWIEAKESAEENLASGDIQTCMALAKKMVEIDPSHPYGFELLADCSIKNEEYKEARHYLEMARDTALFCRTNSKPRTFKIVQETILVKAASYGIDVVDLPAIFKAHLGGKVPGRDLFLDYCHFSVAGIQVAMDAVYKKVLREFNDTRETHKDVKTIIPSNEVLALGHLFAAIHNAHWGQSYDILLYHCSEALSKSKDIAKTMVYYCDMISRGAANNVCKSLEKILEDNTKLDRYVHALVPARNMKNMELELVDAMTAVLKSNGVDITNYLLKIRLDDHNIKNRRINLLQNYYYATSYDEYQGQKTAFLQARDNKSDFFVVADAKTKAQLSISLRIPGVINENNDVATLYVNDREVEALSVGNKWQTHNIEIPVDFLKNGMNVFKIKWPIVATNRELQGKDSSTTILDAAFRVFGEISNMTVSGV, encoded by the coding sequence ATGTCAAGACCTTCAGAATTACATAAAGCAATAGCTAGTGACTTAGCAGCATTATTACCTATTACAGACGAAAATCAACAAAAAGCGTTTGACTTAATGGAAAAGTTAGGATATACAAATCCGGGAAAATCCAAGGAAGAAACTATCGCTGAAGATCTTTCCTCATCACATGTAGGTATTTACAAACTAGAAATAAAAGACGGTAAAAAATATTATCAAAGAGATATTTTACTAAAAGACAGATGGAGTTATTTTGCAGATGTACAAACCATTCTGCCTAAATCTGATAAAAAGCGTATAGTACTATTAGGAGAATCAGTAACCAGAGGATTCCTATTAGATCCGGAATATACACCGGCAATTGTATTAGACCAATTGTTAAATTCAAATAAAGAACAATTTGGATACGAAATAATAGATTTAGCCGAAACCAATCTGGGAATGGAAGGAATCAAAGAAAGATACACAGAATGCATGGCGCTAGAGCCGGATATGGTGGTTTTTCTGGCAGGGAATAACTGGAGAGAAGATTTATTAGTTTCTATTGGTAACAGTCAGGAAAAGCAAACAGCCTTACAAGAATTAACCCAAACAGGAGACGGAATTGCAATAGCAAAACCGCTAATTGAAGACTATTTTGCGAATATAGTAGATGACTTTTTAGCTTATGTAGGAAGCGTTGCAAATAAGAATAAAGTTCCTGTATTGTTTGCCATTCCAGAATTCAACCTATTAGATTGTAGAAGCACACCGGGAGAACGAGTAGTCTCGGAATTGCCATATGAAAAATTAAAAAATTGGATTGAAGCCAAAGAAAGCGCAGAAGAAAACCTTGCATCAGGCGATATACAAACCTGTATGGCGCTAGCTAAAAAAATGGTAGAAATTGATCCAAGTCATCCTTACGGATTTGAACTATTGGCAGATTGCAGTATCAAAAACGAGGAGTACAAAGAAGCCAGACATTATTTAGAAATGGCAAGAGATACAGCTCTTTTTTGCAGAACCAATAGTAAGCCAAGAACTTTTAAGATAGTTCAGGAAACAATATTGGTAAAAGCAGCAAGCTATGGAATTGATGTTGTGGATTTACCGGCTATTTTTAAAGCACATTTAGGAGGGAAAGTTCCGGGAAGAGACTTATTCTTAGATTATTGTCATTTTAGCGTTGCAGGAATTCAAGTGGCTATGGATGCTGTTTACAAAAAAGTGCTTCGGGAGTTTAATGACACCAGAGAAACACATAAAGATGTAAAAACAATCATTCCTTCAAACGAAGTATTAGCATTAGGACACTTATTTGCTGCAATACATAATGCCCATTGGGGACAATCGTATGATATTCTATTGTATCATTGTTCAGAAGCATTGTCAAAATCGAAAGATATTGCAAAAACAATGGTGTATTACTGTGACATGATTAGTAGGGGAGCGGCCAATAACGTTTGTAAATCACTGGAAAAAATATTGGAAGACAATACAAAACTAGACCGATATGTACATGCGTTGGTTCCAGCAAGAAACATGAAAAACATGGAGCTTGAGTTAGTAGATGCTATGACGGCAGTATTAAAATCTAACGGAGTTGATATAACCAACTACTTATTAAAAATACGTTTAGACGATCATAATATCAAAAACAGACGAATCAATTTGTTGCAGAACTATTACTATGCAACTTCTTATGATGAATATCAAGGACAAAAAACTGCTTTTCTGCAAGCAAGAGATAACAAATCTGATTTTTTTGTTGTAGCAGATGCTAAAACGAAAGCGCAGTTGTCTATATCCTTACGAATACCCGGAGTCATAAATGAAAACAATGATGTAGCAACACTATATGTAAATGATAGAGAAGTAGAAGCATTGTCTGTTGGAAATAAATGGCAAACACACAACATAGAAATTCCGGTTGATTTTCTTAAAAACGGAATGAATGTATTCAAAATAAAATGGCCAATAGTGGCTACAAACAGAGAGTTACAGGGCAAAGATTCTTCTACGACAATATTAGATGCTGCTTTTCGTGTTTTTGGAGAAATTTCGAACATGACAGTTTCAGGAGTGTAG